Part of the Pseudomonas sp. ADAK13 genome is shown below.
ACCCGCAGGAAGTGGTCAAGGGCGCGAAGGCCTAGTACTGCACCTGATACCCGCGACTGGTCAGGCAGTTGCCCTGGGCCTGGCGGTAGGTTTGCACCACCGCCGGGTCTGGAGCGTAGGTGACGGTCCTTGGGTCAAAACCACTTTGTTGCACGGCCCAGCGATAGCAGTCATAACCGTCCTGCTGGACTTGCGCCGGTGACTGGCCGTTGGCCGGGTAAGCCACCACGTCATAACCATTGCCCTGGGGCACGGGTTGCGGCGCTGGCGCGGCCGGTGGCGGCTGCACCACTACGTACTGCTGGCTGCTTTCTTCGTAGGTGTAATAGGCACCGGCGGCGAGGAAGAACAGCGCGCTGCCCACCCACACTTCCCGCGCGTAGTCGGGCAGGTATTGCACGCGAATCCCGTACGGCGGCGTCACGACGACGTAGCGCGGGCCTTGCGGGCGGTACCAGTAGCCACCCGAAAAGAAGTAGTCCTGGCCGCGATACGGCACGCGGTAATTGCGGTCGGGGAAGCGGTCCACGATGTAACCCGGGCGGTATTGCGGACCTGGGCCCCAGCCATTGCCGTGCCCGTCGGGGCGGCCTGGCCAGCGGTGATCGTTGGGATGGTAGTTGTTGCCACCGCCGTTACCACCATTGAAGCCGGGCCGGCCCGGGCCACCCT
Proteins encoded:
- a CDS encoding DUF6515 family protein → MKRIWRLAGVGLLMMSVGAQVMADDPPRQEGGGQHERGPEGHPGNNQPRPQNNQPRPQNNQPRPEAPRPENNQPRPQNQHFENNQPRPQNQNFERPNGGGQWQGRPQGNQQQPPHQAPQPANNLPIQGRPDTVRQTQEPRPGNYQDIPRRNDGNPHWQAGNGGQGGPGRPGFNGGNGGGNNYHPNDHRWPGRPDGHGNGWGPGPQYRPGYIVDRFPDRNYRVPYRGQDYFFSGGYWYRPQGPRYVVVTPPYGIRVQYLPDYAREVWVGSALFFLAAGAYYTYEESSQQYVVVQPPPAAPAPQPVPQGNGYDVVAYPANGQSPAQVQQDGYDCYRWAVQQSGFDPRTVTYAPDPAVVQTYRQAQGNCLTSRGYQVQY